GGCGAACGCGGACCTCGCCGTTGACGAAGCGCACCTGTACGTCGCCGGCCGACACCCCGGGCGCATCGAAGATCGCGAGGTAGGCCTCGTCGCTTTCGAGCAGGTCGACGGCGAGCGGTCGGGACTCCTGGACGCGGCTCGCGACCCGACCGACGCTTTCCGCGACGCGGTTGCCGACGGATCGGCCGATCTCCCAGACCTTCATGGTCACAGTTCGACGGCCTCCAGACAGTCGACGCCGCCGCAGTACGGGCACGCGAAGTCCTCGACCCCGACGTCATCGGGCATGTCGTAGGTGTAGTGGAGTTCGAACATATCGATTTCACAACCGTCGTCCGTACAGACGACTTCGAGCGTCGCGGGCATGAATACGTATAGCGGCGCGGCAACCATCAATGTCGTGGGTGGGGACTAAGTGTG
This window of the Halalkalicoccus subterraneus genome carries:
- a CDS encoding DUF7559 family protein; protein product: MPATLEVVCTDDGCEIDMFELHYTYDMPDDVGVEDFACPYCGGVDCLEAVEL